A genomic window from Sanguibacter antarcticus includes:
- a CDS encoding methyl-accepting chemotaxis protein → MTPPTRRALLSIQDLSVRVKILGAVTAATAVAISVGTMGLAALSESAATSEHIYEENVLGVAYADEMDLAIYDMRISSRDAALAVDDDSAREKLTELDAAKVAFDEAEARYVSTALDAARTQTLAELDATIDEYMAVQTDVLGPLALTNDAAAWTDANEDQARPLTTIMDEKITTLVETEENLAHESAIASADKYTAQRTTSIVILVLGSLVALTLGWFVARGIARSAATVQRVAEHMAEGDLTHTTGMTSQDELGRMGAALDRASVQLREVMGSVVQSSDAVAAASEELSATSHQIAAGAEETAAQAGVVSAAASQVSGNVQTVAAGAEEMGASIREISHSANEAARVASEAVSAAESATTSVAQLGTSSQEIGEVVRVITTIAEQTNLLALNATIEAARAGESGKGFAVVASEVKELAQETARATENIARLVETIQSDTSDAVGTIARISAVITSINDYQLTIASAVEEQTATTNEMSRNVAEASTGVGEIAANITSVSEAADSTTQALTQTSAAVGELSLMASDLRTSVSTFTY, encoded by the coding sequence ATGACCCCCCCGACCCGCCGCGCACTCCTCTCGATCCAGGACCTGAGCGTCCGGGTCAAGATCCTGGGAGCCGTCACCGCAGCGACCGCCGTCGCGATCAGCGTCGGCACCATGGGTCTGGCAGCCCTCTCGGAGTCCGCTGCGACGTCCGAGCACATCTACGAGGAGAACGTCCTCGGCGTCGCCTATGCCGACGAGATGGACCTGGCGATCTACGACATGCGGATCTCCTCGCGGGACGCCGCCCTCGCCGTCGACGACGACTCGGCACGCGAGAAGCTGACGGAGCTCGACGCTGCGAAGGTGGCCTTCGACGAGGCCGAGGCGAGATACGTCTCCACCGCGCTCGACGCCGCTCGGACACAGACGCTCGCCGAGCTCGACGCGACGATCGACGAGTACATGGCCGTCCAGACCGACGTCCTGGGCCCGCTCGCCCTGACGAACGACGCAGCCGCCTGGACCGACGCCAACGAGGACCAGGCCCGCCCCCTCACCACGATCATGGACGAGAAGATCACCACCCTCGTCGAGACGGAAGAGAACCTCGCGCACGAGAGCGCGATCGCCTCGGCCGACAAGTACACGGCCCAGCGGACCACCTCGATCGTGATCCTCGTCCTCGGCTCGCTGGTCGCACTCACCCTGGGATGGTTCGTCGCCCGAGGGATCGCGCGCAGCGCGGCCACCGTGCAGCGCGTCGCGGAACACATGGCCGAGGGCGACCTCACGCACACCACAGGCATGACGTCGCAGGACGAGCTCGGCCGCATGGGTGCGGCGCTCGACCGCGCATCGGTCCAGCTGCGTGAGGTCATGGGCTCGGTCGTGCAGTCGTCCGACGCCGTCGCCGCCGCCTCGGAAGAGCTGTCCGCGACGTCCCACCAGATCGCCGCCGGCGCCGAGGAGACCGCGGCCCAGGCCGGCGTCGTCTCCGCTGCTGCGTCGCAGGTCTCCGGGAACGTCCAGACGGTCGCCGCAGGCGCCGAGGAGATGGGCGCCTCCATCCGCGAGATCTCCCACTCGGCGAACGAGGCCGCGCGCGTCGCCTCGGAGGCCGTCTCAGCCGCAGAGTCCGCGACCACCTCGGTCGCCCAGCTCGGCACCTCGAGCCAGGAGATCGGCGAGGTCGTCCGTGTGATCACCACCATCGCCGAGCAGACGAACCTGCTGGCCCTCAACGCCACGATCGAGGCCGCCCGCGCCGGGGAGTCCGGCAAGGGCTTCGCGGTCGTCGCGTCCGAGGTCAAGGAGCTCGCCCAGGAGACGGCCCGCGCGACAGAGAACATCGCTCGCCTCGTCGAGACGATCCAGAGCGACACGTCCGACGCCGTCGGCACCATCGCACGCATCTCTGCCGTCATCACGTCGATCAACGACTACCAGCTGACCATCGCGTCCGCCGTCGAGGAGCAGACGGCCACGACCAACGAGATGAGCCGCAACGTGGCCGAGGCCTCGACCGGGGTCGGCGAGATCGCCGCGAACATCACGAGCGTGTCCGAGGCCGCCGACTCCACGACCCAGGCGCTCACGCAGACCTCCGCCGCCGTCGGCGAGCTCTCGCTCATGGCTTCGGACCTGCGCACGTCCGTCTCGACCTTCACGTACTGA
- a CDS encoding ABC transporter ATP-binding protein, with protein sequence MNQADAIRTSGLTKTFGDLAAVNGLDLEVRVGEIFGFLGPNGAGKSTTIRMLLDQIRATSGTAQVLGLDIRDGSLEIRRRIGYLPGDLALYPKLTGRQTLTYFARLRGGVSPAYVDELAERLGADLTRKVGEYSTGNRQKIGLIQAFMHKPELLVLDEPNAGLDPLVQQTFHEMLREVRDDGRTVFLSSHTLSEVERVADRVGIIRHGRLVVVERVDELKRTAVRRLDFEFAAPVPTDLFAQVEQVHDADIDGVHARVSYDGSVNPVLQAAMTHEVVNLSSRDADLEEIFLTYYRDTTTPEVAASTGADHVR encoded by the coding sequence ATGAACCAGGCCGACGCGATCCGCACGAGCGGACTGACCAAGACGTTCGGCGACCTGGCAGCCGTCAACGGCCTCGACCTGGAGGTCCGCGTCGGAGAGATCTTTGGGTTCCTCGGCCCCAACGGAGCAGGCAAGTCGACGACCATCCGGATGCTCTTGGACCAGATCCGGGCCACGTCGGGGACCGCGCAGGTCCTCGGCCTCGACATCCGGGACGGCTCGTTGGAGATCCGACGCCGGATCGGTTACCTCCCCGGCGACCTCGCGCTCTACCCCAAGCTCACCGGCCGGCAGACGCTCACGTACTTCGCCCGGCTGCGCGGCGGGGTCAGCCCGGCCTACGTCGACGAGCTCGCCGAACGCCTCGGCGCCGACCTCACGCGCAAGGTCGGCGAGTACTCGACCGGGAACCGGCAGAAGATCGGCCTCATCCAGGCCTTCATGCACAAGCCCGAGCTCTTGGTCCTCGACGAGCCGAACGCCGGCCTCGACCCGCTCGTGCAGCAGACCTTCCACGAGATGCTCCGTGAGGTCCGCGACGACGGCCGCACCGTGTTCCTGTCCTCCCACACCCTGTCGGAGGTCGAGCGGGTCGCCGACCGGGTCGGCATCATCCGCCACGGGCGGCTCGTCGTCGTCGAACGCGTCGACGAGCTCAAGCGCACGGCGGTCCGACGGCTGGACTTCGAGTTCGCCGCCCCCGTGCCAACCGACCTGTTCGCCCAGGTGGAGCAGGTCCACGACGCAGACATCGACGGCGTCCACGCCCGCGTCTCGTACGACGGCTCGGTCAACCCGGTGCTCCAGGCCGCGATGACCCACGAGGTGGTCAACCTCAGCTCCAGGGACGCCGACCTCGAGGAGATCTTTCTCACCTACTACCGCGACACCACGACCCCCGAGGTCGCCGCCAGCACAGGAGCCGACCATGTTCGGTGA
- a CDS encoding alpha/beta fold hydrolase: MRRLPEAAATTAPASLPPRAHDGTPLDGMDPAFSRLVTAPESGSDDTSRTWHVLDNGARLAELGVTPVGTILCVHGNPTWSYVWRRLVSAATGAAADGAARAWRVVAVDQLEMGFSERTGVQRPLARRVADLGDLTDALGLDGPVVTLGHDWGGVVSLGWAVDHPEVLAGTMLLNTAIHQPEAYPIPAPLRLALAGPVLSAGTVTTPAFLETTLALAHPPLSAAVKAGYRAPYRGAERRGGIGGFVADIPVDASHESRPELDRIAESLRALTVPALMLWGPRDPIFSDRYLDDLVARLPHADVHRFEGAGHLVAEDVDYASAVLTWLDDQDAATPAAPPVLDVAQARPMWHQLDALRTSSETALVEMAPPSGPAPRVVSWRLLARRIDEIAAGLSRTGVSHGDRVSLLVPPGADLTAVLYACLRIGAVVVVADAGLGLRGMTRAVRGAQAQHVIGALPGLAAARALGWPGQKISTTVLPRATARALGVTSSLADIVDLGTHVLATETHGGATALPTAPVASDPAAILFTSGSTGPAKGVVYTHAQLCAVRDTLAAHYGIRVGTGLVAGFAPFALLGPALGTRSVTPDMDVTSPKTLTAPAVAAAAAAVDATVLFLSPAAIANVVTTADDLSKDDYTALAGVRTFLSAGAPVPEPLLAAVGRLMPDATPHTPYGMTEGLLMTDTTLDGIRAAALATDGALGAAGVCVGQPVDGVQVRISALDETGQATGTLTEESGVTGEIVVSAPHVKDRYDRLWLTERASRLVVAAPGAARTETGWHRTGDVGHIDADGRVWVEGRVAHVVVTADGVVTPVGVEQQVEGITAVGRAALVGIGPRGTQQLVVIVENPSAPRRAALADPELAAAVRAAVGSDVRQGRRIAAVLVVAQLPTDVRHNSKIDRARLAHWAEGVLSGGRMTAP; encoded by the coding sequence ATGCGGCGCCTCCCCGAGGCGGCAGCCACCACGGCGCCGGCCTCCCTGCCTCCGCGCGCCCACGACGGGACGCCGCTCGACGGCATGGACCCCGCGTTCTCCCGCCTCGTCACCGCACCGGAGTCGGGCAGCGACGACACCTCCCGCACCTGGCACGTCCTCGACAACGGTGCGCGCCTCGCCGAGCTCGGGGTGACGCCTGTCGGCACCATCCTCTGCGTCCACGGCAACCCCACGTGGTCCTACGTGTGGCGCAGGCTCGTCTCCGCCGCGACGGGCGCCGCCGCCGACGGCGCCGCGCGCGCCTGGCGAGTCGTGGCCGTCGACCAGCTCGAGATGGGCTTCTCCGAGCGCACCGGCGTCCAGCGCCCGCTCGCACGCCGCGTCGCGGACCTCGGTGACCTCACGGACGCCCTCGGGCTCGACGGCCCGGTCGTCACCCTCGGCCACGACTGGGGCGGCGTGGTCTCGCTCGGCTGGGCCGTCGACCACCCCGAGGTCCTCGCTGGGACCATGCTCCTCAACACCGCGATCCACCAGCCAGAGGCGTACCCGATCCCCGCGCCGCTGCGGCTCGCCCTCGCCGGCCCCGTGCTCAGCGCCGGGACGGTCACCACCCCGGCATTCCTCGAGACGACGCTCGCGCTCGCCCACCCACCGCTGTCCGCCGCCGTCAAGGCCGGCTACCGCGCGCCGTACCGCGGGGCCGAACGACGCGGGGGCATCGGTGGCTTCGTCGCCGACATCCCCGTCGACGCCTCGCACGAGAGCCGCCCCGAGCTCGACCGGATCGCCGAGAGCCTGCGCGCCCTGACCGTCCCGGCCCTCATGCTCTGGGGACCGCGCGACCCGATCTTCTCCGACCGCTACCTCGACGACCTCGTCGCCCGCCTCCCGCACGCGGACGTCCATCGCTTCGAAGGCGCCGGGCACCTCGTCGCCGAGGACGTCGACTACGCGTCGGCAGTGCTCACGTGGCTCGACGACCAAGACGCCGCGACCCCTGCCGCACCTCCCGTCCTGGACGTCGCCCAGGCGCGGCCCATGTGGCACCAGCTCGACGCGCTGCGCACCAGCTCCGAGACAGCGCTCGTCGAGATGGCCCCACCGTCCGGGCCCGCGCCACGCGTGGTGTCCTGGCGCCTCCTGGCCCGCCGGATCGACGAGATCGCCGCAGGGCTCTCGCGCACCGGCGTCAGTCACGGCGACCGGGTCTCGCTCCTCGTCCCCCCGGGCGCCGACCTCACCGCGGTCCTCTACGCGTGCTTGCGGATCGGGGCCGTCGTCGTCGTCGCGGACGCTGGTCTCGGGCTGCGCGGCATGACGCGCGCGGTGCGCGGCGCACAGGCGCAGCACGTCATCGGTGCGCTGCCCGGTCTCGCCGCCGCGCGCGCGCTCGGCTGGCCCGGGCAGAAGATCTCCACGACCGTCCTCCCTCGCGCGACCGCTCGAGCCCTCGGGGTCACCTCGTCGCTCGCCGACATCGTCGACCTCGGGACGCACGTCCTCGCCACCGAGACCCACGGAGGCGCGACAGCGCTGCCGACAGCGCCCGTCGCGTCCGACCCCGCCGCCATCCTCTTCACCTCCGGGTCGACCGGACCGGCCAAGGGTGTCGTCTACACGCACGCACAGCTCTGCGCGGTCCGAGACACGCTCGCCGCGCACTACGGCATCCGTGTCGGCACAGGGCTCGTGGCAGGCTTCGCGCCCTTCGCGCTCCTGGGACCCGCCCTCGGGACGCGCTCGGTCACCCCGGACATGGACGTCACCTCCCCGAAGACGCTCACCGCGCCGGCCGTCGCCGCGGCCGCAGCCGCCGTCGACGCGACCGTCCTCTTCCTCTCTCCCGCCGCGATCGCGAACGTCGTCACGACGGCCGACGACCTCTCCAAAGACGACTACACCGCACTCGCGGGCGTGCGGACGTTCTTGTCCGCCGGGGCCCCCGTGCCAGAGCCGCTCCTCGCCGCCGTGGGGCGCCTCATGCCCGATGCCACCCCGCACACGCCCTACGGGATGACCGAGGGCCTGCTCATGACGGACACCACGCTCGACGGCATCCGTGCAGCGGCCCTCGCGACCGACGGTGCGCTCGGAGCCGCCGGCGTCTGCGTGGGCCAGCCCGTCGACGGCGTCCAGGTCCGCATCTCCGCGCTCGACGAGACCGGCCAGGCCACGGGAACGCTCACCGAAGAGTCCGGGGTGACCGGCGAGATCGTCGTGTCTGCGCCGCACGTCAAGGACCGCTACGACCGGCTGTGGCTCACGGAACGGGCGAGCCGGCTCGTCGTCGCAGCGCCGGGCGCTGCTCGCACCGAGACAGGGTGGCACCGCACCGGCGACGTGGGCCACATCGACGCCGACGGACGCGTGTGGGTCGAGGGCCGCGTCGCGCACGTCGTCGTGACCGCCGACGGCGTCGTGACACCGGTCGGCGTCGAGCAGCAGGTCGAGGGCATCACGGCCGTCGGGCGTGCCGCGCTCGTGGGCATCGGCCCGCGCGGGACGCAGCAGCTCGTCGTGATCGTCGAGAACCCCTCTGCTCCTCGCCGTGCAGCGCTGGCCGACCCCGAGCTGGCTGCGGCGGTGCGCGCGGCCGTCGGCAGCGACGTGCGCCAGGGTCGACGCATCGCGGCCGTGCTCGTCGTGGCACAGCTGCCGACCGACGTGCGGCACAACTCGAAGATCGACCGTGCACGGCTCGCCCACTGGGCCGAGGGCGTGCTGTCCGGCGGACGGATGACGGCCCCGTGA
- a CDS encoding ABC transporter permease subunit — protein MTTTAAPSTHAPVPVPPPPRAAVWRAVYLRALADKTTIVGVLAVYAFAVAIGVGALWPPMKDTFVSIADDFPAAFDALLGGLSLATPVGWMNAELASIMGPGFLIATAMISAASATAGEEQARTLGLVLSTGVPRTTFLAAKTTAMVTHVLVVGAATVAGMLVANPVGNLGIPTSAVVAAAAQMVLIALVYGALTLLVGAITADKRMSLAIPGLIFAVSFMAATFLGLADSLVWLSKLNLWYPYLANTALADGFHLGFALLMAALAVGLGALAFVAFARRTDLRG, from the coding sequence ATGACGACCACCGCAGCACCGTCGACCCACGCGCCGGTCCCCGTGCCTCCCCCGCCGAGAGCCGCTGTCTGGCGAGCCGTGTACCTGCGCGCTCTCGCCGACAAGACCACGATCGTCGGGGTCCTGGCCGTCTACGCGTTCGCCGTCGCGATCGGCGTCGGCGCCCTGTGGCCCCCGATGAAAGACACCTTCGTGTCGATCGCCGACGACTTCCCGGCAGCGTTCGACGCCCTCCTCGGCGGGCTGTCGCTGGCCACGCCCGTCGGGTGGATGAACGCCGAGCTGGCGTCCATCATGGGGCCCGGCTTCCTCATCGCCACAGCCATGATCTCTGCCGCCTCGGCCACCGCCGGGGAGGAGCAGGCCCGCACCCTGGGCCTCGTGCTCTCCACCGGTGTTCCCCGCACGACGTTCCTCGCCGCCAAGACGACCGCCATGGTCACCCACGTCCTCGTCGTGGGCGCAGCGACCGTCGCCGGCATGCTCGTGGCCAACCCGGTCGGCAACCTCGGCATCCCGACGTCCGCCGTCGTGGCCGCCGCTGCGCAGATGGTCCTCATCGCCCTCGTCTACGGCGCGCTCACCCTCCTGGTCGGTGCGATCACCGCCGACAAGCGGATGTCGCTCGCCATCCCGGGACTGATCTTCGCCGTGTCCTTCATGGCTGCGACCTTCCTCGGCCTGGCGGACTCCCTCGTGTGGCTCTCCAAGCTCAACCTCTGGTACCCCTACCTCGCCAACACGGCGCTCGCCGACGGCTTCCACCTCGGCTTCGCCCTGCTCATGGCGGCCCTCGCGGTCGGTCTCGGAGCGCTCGCCTTCGTGGCCTTCGCCCGGCGCACGGACCTGCGCGGCTGA
- a CDS encoding 3-oxoacyl-ACP synthase III yields MPVNGNATSVHRNVALLSLATTLADRVTTSAEIDERLRPVLKRLRLPRGLLQRVAGVYERRNWADGQTFDGAAVQAGEKALAEAGIEPSQIGLIINTSVTRKHLEPSVAVRIHHQLRLPSSAVNFDIANACLGFVNGMSLAAQLIDAGQIQYAMVINGEDADEIQDNTIQRLGREGISRTDFMSEFASLTLGSGAAAAVLGPADMHPGGHRILGGVTRAATQFNDLCVGSVEGMFTDAKALLKGGMELVVAAWKEAKKDWNWSSMDRYILHQVSDVHTNAIVKAAGLDRSRVPVTYAKYGNVGPASIPITLSEQSSTLNPGDRVLLMGVGSGLNTAMMEIAW; encoded by the coding sequence GTGCCTGTGAACGGCAATGCAACATCAGTGCATCGGAACGTGGCGCTGCTGTCGCTCGCGACGACGTTGGCCGACCGTGTGACGACGTCAGCCGAGATCGACGAGCGGCTGCGCCCGGTCCTCAAGCGGCTGCGGCTCCCCCGCGGTCTCCTCCAGCGTGTCGCAGGCGTCTACGAGCGACGCAACTGGGCCGACGGGCAGACCTTCGACGGTGCAGCGGTCCAGGCCGGTGAGAAAGCGCTCGCAGAGGCAGGCATCGAGCCCAGCCAGATCGGCCTCATCATCAACACGTCCGTGACGCGCAAGCACCTCGAGCCGTCCGTCGCCGTGCGCATCCACCACCAGCTCAGGCTGCCGTCCTCCGCGGTGAACTTCGACATCGCGAACGCGTGCCTCGGGTTCGTCAACGGCATGTCGCTCGCCGCCCAGCTCATCGACGCCGGCCAGATCCAGTACGCGATGGTCATCAACGGCGAAGACGCCGACGAGATCCAGGACAACACGATCCAGCGCCTCGGCCGCGAAGGCATCAGCCGCACCGACTTCATGAGCGAGTTCGCGAGCCTGACCCTCGGGTCCGGCGCTGCGGCTGCCGTGCTCGGCCCGGCCGACATGCACCCGGGAGGCCACCGCATCCTCGGCGGCGTCACCCGTGCTGCCACGCAGTTCAACGACCTGTGCGTCGGGAGCGTCGAAGGGATGTTCACCGACGCGAAAGCGCTGCTCAAGGGCGGCATGGAGCTCGTCGTCGCCGCATGGAAGGAAGCCAAGAAGGACTGGAACTGGTCCTCCATGGACCGCTACATCCTTCACCAGGTCTCGGACGTCCACACGAACGCGATCGTCAAGGCTGCCGGCCTCGACCGCTCACGGGTGCCCGTGACGTACGCGAAGTACGGGAACGTCGGCCCCGCGTCGATCCCCATCACGCTCTCCGAGCAGTCCTCGACCCTCAACCCCGGCGACCGGGTCCTGCTCATGGGCGTGGGCTCTGGCCTCAACACGGCCATGATGGAGATCGCCTGGTGA
- a CDS encoding bifunctional 3'-5' exonuclease/DNA polymerase, whose translation MHVVVVPAGEASLTLHDIDVAPLGDTGVDAGAVQVRTSAVVPAADLAALVHERESAAEPPRWVWSDTAALYPPLLAEGVSVARCWDLRLCHTILRTSALTADSTLATAPPSGWDEARVASPVQDGLFDLAPSVPLDPVAEMRRQREALAGATALDGSSASARLGLLLAAESAGALVAAEMTFAGVPWDAAEHDRILADALGPRPSAGFRPSLLEAKLAEVREALGVDDLNPDSPAELLRQLRSAGLAVASTRSWELRGVEHPAIKPLLEYKKLSRLLTANGWHWLDTWVADGRFRPVYVPGGVVTGRWASDGGGALQLPHQVRGAVRADPGWTLVVADAAQLEPRILAAMSGDEAMARAGQAADMYEGMVATGAVETRQQAKYGMLGAMYGGTQGESGRMLPRITKAYPQALALVEHAARAGERGQVVSTWLGRSSPLPGGAWRAAQEAAADQEATAADQDRARGLARGWGRFTRNFVVQGTAAEWALCWMALLRLRLRALDGPAVPGAAPRPAGGPHLAFFLHDEVMVHSPAGQADEVARIVEETAAEAGRLLFTDARVEFRVTVATVRSYADAKGVATDLPLPALENDLEGDAEV comes from the coding sequence GTGCATGTCGTCGTGGTGCCCGCAGGAGAAGCATCGCTGACCCTCCACGACATCGACGTGGCGCCTCTCGGAGACACGGGCGTCGACGCCGGGGCTGTGCAGGTGCGCACCAGCGCGGTGGTGCCCGCCGCCGATCTCGCAGCGCTCGTCCACGAGCGCGAGTCGGCAGCGGAGCCGCCTCGCTGGGTGTGGTCTGACACCGCGGCGCTCTATCCTCCGCTCCTCGCGGAGGGCGTGAGCGTCGCGCGCTGCTGGGACCTGCGGCTGTGCCACACGATCCTGCGCACCAGTGCGCTGACTGCGGACAGCACGCTGGCGACGGCGCCGCCGAGCGGCTGGGACGAGGCCCGGGTCGCGTCGCCGGTCCAGGACGGGTTGTTCGACCTCGCCCCGAGCGTGCCGCTCGATCCGGTGGCTGAGATGCGTCGTCAGCGTGAGGCGCTCGCGGGCGCGACGGCGCTGGACGGCTCGTCGGCGTCTGCGCGGCTCGGGCTGCTCCTCGCGGCGGAGTCTGCGGGTGCGCTCGTGGCGGCCGAGATGACGTTCGCGGGTGTCCCGTGGGATGCCGCGGAGCACGACAGGATCCTGGCCGACGCGCTCGGGCCTCGTCCGTCTGCGGGGTTCCGTCCGTCCCTGCTGGAGGCCAAGCTGGCCGAGGTGCGGGAGGCTCTCGGCGTCGACGACCTCAATCCTGACTCGCCTGCCGAGCTGCTGCGCCAGCTGCGCTCGGCCGGGCTCGCCGTGGCCTCGACCCGGTCGTGGGAGCTGCGCGGGGTCGAGCACCCGGCGATCAAGCCGCTGCTGGAGTACAAGAAGCTCTCGCGCCTGCTCACGGCGAACGGGTGGCACTGGCTCGACACGTGGGTGGCCGACGGGCGGTTCCGGCCTGTGTACGTGCCGGGCGGGGTGGTCACGGGGCGGTGGGCCTCCGACGGGGGCGGTGCGCTCCAGCTTCCGCACCAGGTCCGCGGCGCGGTGCGCGCCGACCCGGGGTGGACGCTCGTCGTCGCGGACGCCGCGCAGCTCGAGCCCCGCATCCTCGCGGCGATGTCCGGCGACGAGGCGATGGCCCGCGCAGGCCAGGCCGCGGACATGTACGAGGGGATGGTCGCGACCGGTGCCGTCGAGACGCGTCAGCAGGCCAAGTACGGGATGCTCGGGGCGATGTACGGCGGCACGCAGGGCGAGTCGGGCCGGATGCTGCCGCGCATCACGAAGGCGTACCCGCAGGCGCTCGCGCTCGTCGAGCATGCCGCGCGCGCCGGGGAGCGCGGCCAGGTGGTCTCGACATGGCTCGGGCGTAGCTCGCCGCTGCCCGGCGGGGCGTGGCGTGCCGCTCAGGAAGCGGCAGCAGACCAGGAAGCGACCGCGGCGGACCAGGACCGTGCGCGCGGCCTCGCTCGCGGCTGGGGCCGCTTCACGCGCAACTTCGTCGTCCAGGGCACCGCGGCCGAGTGGGCGCTGTGCTGGATGGCGCTGCTGCGGCTGCGCCTGCGCGCGCTCGACGGCCCCGCAGTGCCGGGCGCGGCACCGCGCCCGGCAGGCGGCCCGCACCTCGCCTTCTTCTTGCACGACGAGGTCATGGTCCACAGCCCGGCGGGTCAGGCGGACGAGGTCGCACGCATCGTCGAGGAGACCGCCGCCGAGGCCGGGCGGCTGCTCTTCACGGACGCACGCGTGGAGTTCCGGGTCACCGTGGCGACCGTCAGGTCCTACGCCGACGCGAAGGGCGTCGCGACCGACCTGCCGCTGCCGGCGCTGGAGAACGACCTCGAGGGCGACGCCGAGGTGTAG
- a CDS encoding GbsR/MarR family transcriptional regulator — protein sequence MKPSTRSTVRASVPPPSTTDDAPASATELADFVEQLGIGLESSGLPRAAGRMLAWLMVCDPPEQTADDLATALVASRGGVSTTVRLLVQMQLVERVGRAGERRSYYRVVPHVWDQAMTAQSAPITLMRQVADRGLAILADAGPGRRERLAEMRDYLTFMEREMPALQRRYHAEKGTNR from the coding sequence GTGAAGCCTTCAACACGCAGTACCGTCCGAGCGAGCGTTCCTCCCCCGTCGACGACCGACGACGCCCCGGCGTCCGCCACCGAGCTCGCCGACTTCGTCGAACAGCTCGGCATCGGGCTCGAAAGCTCCGGGCTCCCCCGGGCAGCCGGGCGGATGCTCGCGTGGCTCATGGTCTGCGACCCGCCCGAGCAGACCGCCGACGACCTCGCGACCGCGCTGGTTGCGAGCCGCGGCGGGGTGAGCACCACCGTCCGGCTGCTCGTGCAGATGCAGCTCGTCGAACGCGTCGGCCGGGCCGGAGAACGCCGCTCCTACTATCGCGTGGTGCCCCACGTGTGGGACCAGGCGATGACGGCGCAGTCCGCACCGATCACCCTGATGCGCCAGGTCGCGGACCGCGGCCTGGCGATCCTCGCCGACGCTGGTCCGGGCAGGCGCGAGCGGCTGGCCGAGATGCGCGACTACCTGACGTTCATGGAACGGGAGATGCCTGCACTCCAGCGCCGCTACCACGCCGAGAAGGGCACGAACCGATGA
- a CDS encoding ABC transporter permease subunit, producing the protein MFGELLVNEVHRRKVGAGTLALVLAAFGALALAIADSIGGLMQQITDGFPDALTTFIGADAPGGYVVGEMFSLIFPVAVVVFAVLVGAGSLAGEERDGTMAIVSAQPVTRTQVLWAKATGVVLSLVLVVGLNWVVMAAFVTADATELTLAGLTGGTLHLLFLGLTMASLAFAVAAATGRPGLAGAVAGGIAVVAYLMATMLPVAGLESWARLSPWYYYLGRSDPLTHGADLADLGLLAAITTVCTTVAVLTFRTRDLKG; encoded by the coding sequence ATGTTCGGTGAGCTGCTCGTCAACGAGGTCCACCGCCGGAAGGTCGGCGCCGGCACCCTCGCCCTCGTCCTGGCCGCGTTCGGGGCGCTCGCCCTGGCGATCGCCGACTCGATCGGTGGCCTCATGCAGCAGATCACCGACGGGTTCCCCGACGCCCTGACGACGTTCATCGGCGCTGATGCCCCCGGTGGGTACGTCGTCGGCGAGATGTTCAGCCTCATCTTTCCCGTCGCGGTCGTCGTGTTCGCCGTGCTGGTGGGCGCCGGCTCGCTCGCCGGCGAAGAACGAGACGGCACCATGGCGATCGTGTCCGCGCAGCCGGTCACCCGCACCCAGGTGCTGTGGGCGAAGGCCACCGGGGTGGTCCTCTCGCTCGTCCTCGTCGTCGGTCTCAACTGGGTCGTCATGGCGGCGTTCGTCACCGCAGACGCCACAGAGCTGACCCTGGCCGGGCTGACCGGGGGCACGCTGCATCTGCTCTTCCTCGGGCTGACCATGGCGTCCCTCGCCTTCGCGGTCGCCGCCGCGACCGGCCGCCCGGGGTTGGCCGGGGCCGTCGCCGGCGGCATCGCCGTGGTGGCATACCTCATGGCGACGATGCTTCCCGTCGCCGGCTTGGAGAGCTGGGCACGGCTGAGTCCCTGGTACTACTACCTCGGACGTTCCGACCCGCTCACCCACGGCGCCGACCTCGCCGACCTCGGTCTGCTCGCCGCCATCACGACCGTCTGCACGACCGTCGCGGTGCTGACGTTCCGCACCCGCGACCTGAAGGGCTGA